The following coding sequences are from one Lolium rigidum isolate FL_2022 chromosome 6, APGP_CSIRO_Lrig_0.1, whole genome shotgun sequence window:
- the LOC124662140 gene encoding phosphatidylinositol/phosphatidylcholine transfer protein SFH13-like isoform X2, which translates to MSVRRRSDSVEGLFSFEEWKDRRSDIENSEDERRRLSIGGSLKKKALNASSKLTHSLKKRGKRNVGHRASSVTIEDVRDEEEERSVFTFQQELLSRNLLSDKLNDYHTLLRFLKARKFDTEKAVHMWAEMLQWRKEFGADTILEDFSFGELAEVLCYYPQGYHGVDRQGRPVYIERLGKVEPNKLMDITTVDRYIKYHVQEFERAFCDKFPACSIAAKRHIDSTTTILDVEGVGFKNFSKTAREMLTRMQKIDSDYYPETLHQMFVVNAGSGFKLLWNSVKGFLDIKTASKIHVLGTKFQSKLLEVIDESQLPEFLGGTCTCASEGGCLRSNKGPWNDFHIMKLAHNKEAKLIKHTRRLSEIEQRARLHLLKGRNSDTSTVESGSDVDDLGSPMMRRALECSRLAPVREEMRTRESAAYYSCDDHFVVVDKTVDYGRGGSMPDKTSAPEVRVQALGTGTTQNVPDLGFSRHRRGSVVPKEIPEEGKFYRFLRLLLALVVRVFALFHIVRIQPETAMVDNPLPPAEHEPISGDNPAKEAFSVDHISPVIGRLQRLESRVDELSSKPPEIPVEKERFLLESWDRIKYIESDLERTKKVLQATVMKQLEITESIDEVILSKLRRRRFCA; encoded by the exons ATGTCAG TGCGGCGACGGTCAGATAGTGTGGAGGGGCTGTTCTCATTCGAGGAGTGGAAAGATCGGAGGTCAGACATAGAAAACTCAGAGGATGAGAGGAGGAGGTTGTCCATCGGTGGTTCACTCAAGAAGAAAGCGCTAAATGCATCGAGCAAGCTCACACATTCACTCAAGAAGCGTGGGAAGAGAAATGTTGGGCATCGGGCTTCTTCCGTCACAATTGAAGATGTCAGAGATGAGGAAGAGGAACGCTCTGTCTTCACATTTCAGCAAGAGCTTTTGAGCAGAAATTTGCTATCTGACAAACTTAATGATTATCACACATTGCTGAG GTTTTTGAAGGCAAGGAAATTTGACACTGAGAAAGCTGTTCATATGTGGGCTGAGATGCTCCAATGGAGAAAAGAATTCGGTGCAGATACAATACTAGAG GATTTCAGTTTTGGAGAGCTAGCGGAGGTGCTTTGCTATTATCCTCAGGGCTACCATGGAGTTGACAGGCAAGGAAGACCAGTATACATCGAGAGATTAGGGAAAGTTGAACCAAATAAACTGATGGATATCACTACAGTTGATCGCTACATCAAGTATCATGTGCAAGAATTTGAGAGAGCCTTTTGTGACAAGTTTCCAGCATGCTCTATCGCCGCGAAAAGGCATATTGATTCTACAACAACTATACTGGATGTCGAAGGCGTG GGTTTCAAGAACTTCAGCAAAACAGCAAGGGAAATGTTAACTAGAATGCAAAAGATAGACAGTGATTATTATCCTGAG ACATTGCATCAGATGTTTGTTGTAAACGCTGGGAGTGGTTTCAAGCTACTATGGAATTCAGTGAAAGGCTTTCTTGACATTAAAACTGCCTCGAAGATACAT GTTTTGGGAACAAAATTCCAAAGCAAACTTCTTGAAGTAATAGATGAAAG CCAACTTCCTGAATTTTTGGGTGGAACATGCACTTGTGCTAGTGAGGGAGGATGTCTCAGGTCTAACAAAGGTCCATGGAATGATTTTCACATCATGAAG CTAGCACATAACAAGGAAGCAAAACTTATAAAGCATACAAGACGCTTATCTGAGATCGAGCAACGTGCTAGGTTACATCTTTTGAAG GGTAGAAACAGTGACACGTCAACAGTTGAGTCAGGATCGGATGTTGATGATCTGGGTTCTCCTATGATGAGAAGAGCATTGGAGTGTAGTCGATTAGCTCCAGTTCGTGAAGAA ATGAGAACACGAGAATCTGCAGCTTATTACAGTTGCGATGATCACTTTGTCGTGGTGGACAAAACTGTAGATTATGGCAGAGGAGGATCAATGCCGGATAAAACCAGTGCCCCAGAAGTAAGAGTTCAAGCCTTAGGCACTGGCACAACACAAAATGTTCCAG ATTTAGGTTTTTCAAGACACAGACGTGGTTCAGTAGTACCCAAAGAGATTCCAGAGGAAGGGAAATTCTATCGTTTTCTCAGATTACTGCTGGCTCTGGTCGTTAGAGTTTTTGCCTTATTTCACATAGTACGCATTCAGCCAGAGACGGCGATGGTAGACAACCCACTGCCTCCAGCTGAGCATGAACCGATCTCCGGTGATAATCCAGCAAAGGAAGCATTTAGTGTGGACCATATCAGTCCTGTCATTGGGCGCCTTCAGAGGCTAGAGAGCAGGGTCGATGAGCTCAGCAGCAAACCCCCAGAGATTCCGGTGGAGAAAGAACGCTTCCTCTTGGAATCATGGGATAGGATCAAATATATTGAATCTGATCTCGAAAGGACAAAGAAG GTGCTGCAGGCTACAGTGATGAAGCAACTTGAAATTACAGAGTCAATAGACGAAGTTATCCTATCAAAGCTGCGC AGACGAAGATTTTGTGCGTGA
- the LOC124662140 gene encoding phosphatidylinositol/phosphatidylcholine transfer protein SFH13-like isoform X1 encodes MSVRRRSDSVEGLFSFEEWKDRRSDIENSEDERRRLSIGGSLKKKALNASSKLTHSLKKRGKRNVGHRASSVTIEDVRDEEEERSVFTFQQELLSRNLLSDKLNDYHTLLRFLKARKFDTEKAVHMWAEMLQWRKEFGADTILEDFSFGELAEVLCYYPQGYHGVDRQGRPVYIERLGKVEPNKLMDITTVDRYIKYHVQEFERAFCDKFPACSIAAKRHIDSTTTILDVEGVGFKNFSKTAREMLTRMQKIDSDYYPETLHQMFVVNAGSGFKLLWNSVKGFLDIKTASKIHVLGTKFQSKLLEVIDESQLPEFLGGTCTCASEGGCLRSNKGPWNDFHIMKLAHNKEAKLIKHTRRLSEIEQRARLHLLKGRNSDTSTVESGSDVDDLGSPMMRRALECSRLAPVREEMQMRTRESAAYYSCDDHFVVVDKTVDYGRGGSMPDKTSAPEVRVQALGTGTTQNVPDLGFSRHRRGSVVPKEIPEEGKFYRFLRLLLALVVRVFALFHIVRIQPETAMVDNPLPPAEHEPISGDNPAKEAFSVDHISPVIGRLQRLESRVDELSSKPPEIPVEKERFLLESWDRIKYIESDLERTKKVLQATVMKQLEITESIDEVILSKLRRRRFCA; translated from the exons ATGTCAG TGCGGCGACGGTCAGATAGTGTGGAGGGGCTGTTCTCATTCGAGGAGTGGAAAGATCGGAGGTCAGACATAGAAAACTCAGAGGATGAGAGGAGGAGGTTGTCCATCGGTGGTTCACTCAAGAAGAAAGCGCTAAATGCATCGAGCAAGCTCACACATTCACTCAAGAAGCGTGGGAAGAGAAATGTTGGGCATCGGGCTTCTTCCGTCACAATTGAAGATGTCAGAGATGAGGAAGAGGAACGCTCTGTCTTCACATTTCAGCAAGAGCTTTTGAGCAGAAATTTGCTATCTGACAAACTTAATGATTATCACACATTGCTGAG GTTTTTGAAGGCAAGGAAATTTGACACTGAGAAAGCTGTTCATATGTGGGCTGAGATGCTCCAATGGAGAAAAGAATTCGGTGCAGATACAATACTAGAG GATTTCAGTTTTGGAGAGCTAGCGGAGGTGCTTTGCTATTATCCTCAGGGCTACCATGGAGTTGACAGGCAAGGAAGACCAGTATACATCGAGAGATTAGGGAAAGTTGAACCAAATAAACTGATGGATATCACTACAGTTGATCGCTACATCAAGTATCATGTGCAAGAATTTGAGAGAGCCTTTTGTGACAAGTTTCCAGCATGCTCTATCGCCGCGAAAAGGCATATTGATTCTACAACAACTATACTGGATGTCGAAGGCGTG GGTTTCAAGAACTTCAGCAAAACAGCAAGGGAAATGTTAACTAGAATGCAAAAGATAGACAGTGATTATTATCCTGAG ACATTGCATCAGATGTTTGTTGTAAACGCTGGGAGTGGTTTCAAGCTACTATGGAATTCAGTGAAAGGCTTTCTTGACATTAAAACTGCCTCGAAGATACAT GTTTTGGGAACAAAATTCCAAAGCAAACTTCTTGAAGTAATAGATGAAAG CCAACTTCCTGAATTTTTGGGTGGAACATGCACTTGTGCTAGTGAGGGAGGATGTCTCAGGTCTAACAAAGGTCCATGGAATGATTTTCACATCATGAAG CTAGCACATAACAAGGAAGCAAAACTTATAAAGCATACAAGACGCTTATCTGAGATCGAGCAACGTGCTAGGTTACATCTTTTGAAG GGTAGAAACAGTGACACGTCAACAGTTGAGTCAGGATCGGATGTTGATGATCTGGGTTCTCCTATGATGAGAAGAGCATTGGAGTGTAGTCGATTAGCTCCAGTTCGTGAAGA AATGCAGATGAGAACACGAGAATCTGCAGCTTATTACAGTTGCGATGATCACTTTGTCGTGGTGGACAAAACTGTAGATTATGGCAGAGGAGGATCAATGCCGGATAAAACCAGTGCCCCAGAAGTAAGAGTTCAAGCCTTAGGCACTGGCACAACACAAAATGTTCCAG ATTTAGGTTTTTCAAGACACAGACGTGGTTCAGTAGTACCCAAAGAGATTCCAGAGGAAGGGAAATTCTATCGTTTTCTCAGATTACTGCTGGCTCTGGTCGTTAGAGTTTTTGCCTTATTTCACATAGTACGCATTCAGCCAGAGACGGCGATGGTAGACAACCCACTGCCTCCAGCTGAGCATGAACCGATCTCCGGTGATAATCCAGCAAAGGAAGCATTTAGTGTGGACCATATCAGTCCTGTCATTGGGCGCCTTCAGAGGCTAGAGAGCAGGGTCGATGAGCTCAGCAGCAAACCCCCAGAGATTCCGGTGGAGAAAGAACGCTTCCTCTTGGAATCATGGGATAGGATCAAATATATTGAATCTGATCTCGAAAGGACAAAGAAG GTGCTGCAGGCTACAGTGATGAAGCAACTTGAAATTACAGAGTCAATAGACGAAGTTATCCTATCAAAGCTGCGC AGACGAAGATTTTGTGCGTGA